The stretch of DNA AAAACACGCAAAGTCGGTGTGAAGTGTTCCTTTTTCTCGCGAGAAGACTACCCCACCTGTCAGAGTAACCCGCTCCCCGTCCATACGCCTATAttaacgcgcgcgcgcgccccttGCCCCCCGCCCCAAAACCAAAGCCTTCTCCGCTCTCGCGAAGCAGAGCTCCGGAGCTCCCCGATCAACATATATAAGCCGACGAGGCGACGCCCGGGAGAGGTCACGCGAGCGCGACTGGAGACAGTTCGGCGGCAGCGAGCGAGATGACGGACGGCCACCACTTCAACAACATCTCCCTCGGTGGCCGCGGCGGCTTCGTGAGTCCCCGATCGCCTCTCTGCCTCTCGCCATCTCATCTCGAGTTCGCTTCGCCGTGCTTTTCGGCGAGTCGAGGGTTACGCCTTGGTGCATTCGGTTTAGCGGCGACGATCTGGCGATCAGGCTGAGCGGCCGGATTATTTTATTGGCGCCTTTTCGCATTCAGGCGGCGCTCGATTTCCCTGGGCATCACGCCACGCGTTAAGGGTTTCCTCGAGGGGCACGAGTTCTGTTGCAAAGAGGAAATTTTGCGAGCTTCGGGGTTGCTTGATGAACGTAATTTAGCTAAAGGCAAAACGATTGTTTTTTTGGGTCCTTTGCCTGTTTTGCGCAATGCGCTGGGCTTTGGATTGAGCACCAAGTGGAACAATCTGAAACAGTTTTCGCTCATCGTTAAATACAGTAGTTGCAACTATCAGATACCAAGCTCCTTGTTATTTTGCTAGTGCTTGACTGTCTTGCGTCAATCGTGCATTTGGGAACAGAAAGGTACTTGCAAAACGGGAATTTTGGAGGAAATTTTCAGGAACAGAATTCTGATGAGAGTAGTTCTAATGTAGGCCTTTCTGAACAATGAAATGGGCTCATTGTTCCTATGATATCACGATGGAACCATGAGGCCTAACATAATGCCAATTGTTTTTAGTCTGTTTCCAAGACTCATTTAGCGTGAGGAATTAATAGCTTGTAATTATTGGGCTAACACTGCATCATTTTGTAAGATCACAAACCCATGACCTCCATCATTGGCGATTTTTTAAAATTGTTTCTTTCCTCCTGATCTTTGCACTTGTTTAAGGGTTATTCCTCTTATCATGGCCTTTTGCATTGATTATCACACTAAGTATGATGTAAGAATTTACCGACCAATTCCATTTTTTATAGCATGAAAGGGAATTGATAAAAAAATATGtacttttcatgatttttttttacaaTCTTGTCTCTTTGTGGTCTTGAATTTCTTTTGTGCTGTTGTGGCCTGTGGTGTCTTGTAGAACCCTGGAAGTTTAAACTTTGTTCAGGAGGATTTGCGTGGAAGAAGCAAGGTGGAGGAAAGATTATCGAGGTTGATAAAGCTGATATCACTTCAGTAGCATGGATGAGGATCCCTAAATCTTATCAGCTTAATGTTGGGACGAAGGAGGGCCTATTTTACAGGTTCTTTGGCTTTCGTCAACAGGTGATATTCCCTTGGTCCCTCCATTATTTTTATCTAAAGGAAATTACGTATTTATATCGTCTATGTCTAATTAATATGCGCTGAAAATCAATGTGGCCGCATGGGGACTTCTCAGTCCTTATAAATCTGCTGTGTCTATGTTTCTATCTGACAAATGGAATAATTGGTCATATTATAACTCGAAAAGTATTTAATTTCCTTTTAGGATGTTAGCAACCTGAGTAACTTTATACAAAGAAGCACGGGAATCTCACCACAGGAGAAGCAGCTTTCCATTAGTGGGCATAACTGGGGTGGAGTTAAAATCGATGGTCAGCCAAACTTTCTATTGTATTTAAATGTTTCCTATACTCCATTGCCTTCTTATAACCTCTGGTTTTATTCCTTTTCCTATTTTCTTTCCATTTCAGGAACTAGGCTTTGCTTTAATGTTGGTGAGAAGGAAGCATTTGAAGTCTCTCTAGCAGATGTATCGCAGGCTCAGATGCAAGGGAAAACAGATGTTGTTCTCGAGTTCCATATAGATGATACTACTGCAGCTAATGAGGCATGTTTCGCTTCatccattttttttctttttcttttgtttgcatCACTCTTTTCTAGGTGTAAAGGAAGAAGTTTATTTATGTTTATAAGTTTTGATGAAGGATTCCGTAGTTGATGTACTTTATTTTtaatcttttgcacttttcttgtTTGTTCCAACTTCCAAGACTATGTAACAAAAAGATTGTGCTTCCATGTTGCTATTTCAATCTTATTTGGTTGTTCGAATAACAGCAACATGGTTATTAGATAAAGTTTTCAACTATGTAAATGAGACAAATAGCAAATGCATTGATGAGTACTGTTTAAAAATTGTTTTGATTAATGATGGTTGCAATTCTTATGGTCGATACAGCTAAGCTCAATTCCTCCCCTTGTTCTGACTGCAGAAGGATTTGCTGACGGACTTAAGTTTTCATGTACCAACTTCAAATGCTCAATTTATCGGGGATGAGCATCGTACTTCAGCTCAGGTGAGGTTGCTTGATATGCGCAATATGACAAAAACACATGTGCCGGTGTAAATCTGGAATATTCTCTGCTTTTCAGATGTTGTGCCAGGAGATTTTGCATAGAGCTGACAAAGGGAGCCCCTCAGAAGCGGCTGTAGTTACATTTGAAGGAATCGCAATCCTCACACCAAGGTGGGAAAATCATACATGTACACAGTATCTGTTTGGCTAAAATTAATGTTACTTATTTAATGTGTACTTATTATTTTGTTTTGCTGAAGTAATTAAGTTCTCCTTTTTAATTCAGAGGTCGATACAGTGTTGAGCTTCATCAGTCATTCTTGCGACTCCAAAGACAAGCTAATGATTTCAAAATCCAGTATAGCAGTATTCTTCGCCTCTTTATTTTAGCAAAGGTTACATTATTTTGtctttgttttatttatgtgtTGTGAGCTCCTATTGTATGGTTCATTCTCTTCTCCCTTTATTGTGTCATTGTTGACTCCAATCTATCAAATGATTTGCTTTTGTCACCTATGCAGTCACaaaaccctcatacttttgtgGTTATCGCACTTGATCCACCAATTCGAAAAGGACAAACATTGTATCCCCACATTGTTATTCAGGTGTTGTATCACAATCCAGTTTTCACATCTAAATTGGATAAATTGAACAAAAAAATTAATTTCCTCATTGTGTGAACAGTTTGTGACAGAGGCAATGGTAGAAAGGGAGCTGGCATTGAGTGAGCAAGTTTTGGCTGAAAAGTACAAAGATAGGCTTCAGGGCTCTTACAGGGTGATATATTTACTCACTTTGATAAGTACTATATGCTCGCATCAATTGATGTCTATAGTCTTCAAATAAAGATGGATCCTAGATAATCTTGGTTTTACTCAATATATGACTTGTGATAACCCTATACTAATAGCTCACAGAATCAATTGAAATATTTGTAGGGTCAAATACATGCGGTATTCTCCAACGTCCTTTGTGGCCTCTCTGGTGCTAAAGTGACTGGGCCAAGTACGTCCTGCAGTTGCCAACATGGGTATGCGGTCAAATTAACACTTAAAGCTCAAGATGGTTTGCTTTATCCACTTGAAAAGTCCTTCTTCTTTCTGCCAAAGTCCCCAACACTCATTCTTTATGAGGAGGTTTGTCTTTAAAAAAAGATTAAAGAATGTCGTTGATGGTTGTTCATTCATTTGCTTTTGGTTCGATTAAAGCTGTTATTTGCTGCAGATTGAGTATGTATTGTTTGAGCGTCATGGTGCTGGTGGTGTTAATATATCATCTCAATATTTTGACGTCTTGGTCAAGCTAAAAAATGATCATCTCTTCAGTAACATCCAAAGGATTGAATGCCAAAACCTGTTCAGCTTCATTAGGTATTTACCTTTTTTATTGATTTATTAATTGTCTTGTATGTTTAGGATATGGAACTGACAAGGGCTTCTTGTTCCTTTTATATTTTTCAAGTGACAAGCATTTGAAAATTCTGAATCTTGGAGATGGTCAAAGAATAACTGGTGGTGTTACATCTGTTCTAGAGAGCACCGATGACGATTCTATGGATCCACATCTGGAGCGAATTAAAAATCAAGCTTGTAATGAGGAAAGTGATCAAGATGTATTACCTCTGTTTAATGGATAATAGGATACTaactccgttccaaattgtatgtcgttttggcaaatctagatatatgatttttgctatgtatctagacatagtgtttatctaggtgcataacaaaaattatgtatctagatttgccaaaaagacctacaatttggaacggatgAAGTACTATAGATTAACTTAAGTCAATTGCATGTATATTTTTGTGTAACCTCTCTTCAAAACTAGGATGAAGATTTTGTGGCGGACAAAGATGATAGTGGGTCTCCTAGTGATGATTCTGAAGAGGAAGACTCTGATGCTAGTATGAGCGGAGATGAAAAGGAGGTGACTAGATTTGCTCTTACGGTATTCCTTCTTCCGGTTCGAACCAGAATCTCTATAGTAATGCAACATGCTAATGAACTTCTTGATCCAGAATTCTTCCTAGATGAAAGCTAGTATCTCAAAGCCGCATGTGAAAAGGAAGCTGAATAGTGGGTCTGATGAAGGTTCTCAGAATAAAAAAccaaagagaaagaaagagcaGAAGAGTGGGTCCGATGAAGGTTCTCAAAAGAAAAAGCCAAAGAGGAAGAAAGATCCGAATGCCCCTAGAAGAGCCATGGCTCCATTCACGTACTTCTCGAAGGCTGAGCGAGCTGTAAGTTACTTATAACCGTGAATTTCAGAAAGCCGTATTATCCACAGAACTGATTAAAAGTTAGGAGAACTGCTCCAACCTGATTTTAGACTTGCAAATCAAGAAGACAGAGAGGTACATATTACAAAGTTAACTGATGCTTTTCCATGGCAGAATATAAAGAACAGCAACCCTGAACTGACTACCACAGAGATCGCAAAGAAGCTCGGGGAGAGATGGCAAAAGATGACAGGTAACTACAGTTCAGATATCCGTGTTACATACCCCGGGCACTGTGACATTGCTGCACATTATTATACATTCTTCGTGATGGTCGTCAATCGTCAAGTTTGTTTGCAGAAAGTAGAAAACAATTGTTCTAATAGTTTCTGTTGCCCCCAAATTTGCAGCCGAGGAGAGACAGCCAGCCATACGTGGAGCAATCCCGAGCCGACAAGCAACGTTACGAGCAGGAGTCTGCCGCCTACCGTGGCGCAGGAGCTCAGCAGGGCCCCGGCGGCGGGTCGGGAGGAAGGCTGTAGGTTTTGACAGTTGATAGAAGGAACTGGGATTGTTGAGCGATCAGTGTAAATAGGACGGGAAAATTCACCTTAGCTTTTAAATGCTGCAGGCAATCTTTCCTAATTAGCCAGTGTTACTAGTAATATGTGTTGCCTCGAGTATAAATCAAAGGCCGTTGATGCAACTGCTTTGAGCATCACTCTCGTGTCTCGACCACAGTATTCCCATGCCACACTCAATGGCTGCCCTGCTAAAATCTTCAAGGCATGCCATCACTTCTGCTTGGAAAGTTTTCAGAACATATTCAGGATGTCGTTTCCGCTCACCACGTCACTATCACTGATCACAAAAGCCCGTCCACCAAAGCAAGATAAATGGGTAGAGCCATCACAATTTGATTTGAGAATTCCGATCTAACGATGGTTTTTGCCAATGCGATTTCTGTCGCATTCTactttcctcctcctctgctatTGCACGCCAGATCGGCAGATTCTCAACACCATTTCTCCTCTCTTTACTCTGTTTCTCTCTTTCCACCACATTTTGCTCCATTGATACCCGCATTCATGATAAGCAGattattattttttttaaaaaaaataaaattgaaAACCGATGTCAAAAGTTGGACTTGCTTGCCATTAGCCCATAGTAATGGGAGAGATGCATAAAACCTTGGATAAAAGGGGTTGGGTTTGCTCGCGAGAAAGGTACCCCACCTGTCAGACCCCGTCTAAACGAAAGCGCCTATATTAACGCGCCGCGCGGCgcccccatcccctcccctCACCGGACCCCTCCCCCACCCAAAAACTGAAGCCGTCTTCTCGTCGCGGAGAGCAGAGCTCCGCGATCGCACACTCACGACGAACGAGGCGATCGGCGAGAGGACGAGACCACGCGAGAGCGAATCGAGACGGCTCTAGCGGCGGCGGACACCGGCggctgcgcgcgcggcgcgggcgagctAGATGACGGACGGCCATCACTTCAACAACATCTCCCtcggaggccgcggcggcggcgtgagcCCTCAATCCCATTCCCCTTCTCGAGTTCATTTCGCCGTGATTAGCTATCAGAGGCGAGTCGAGGGCTTACTACTACTACCGCCTGTTGCTTCGATTTCGTGGCGGCGATCTCGCTCTCGCTTGCGGGGTTTGGGATCGCGGGGAATTTCGTTGATTGGCGTCTCAGCGTGCGGCGCTTGATTTCCCAGAGATCACGCGTTAGGGTTTGTTCGAGGGCCATGTGAAAACTTTTGAGGGATTCTGCCGGAACTGCTCCTCGAACAATGTAGGCCTTTGGAACAACTAAATGAACTCATGGGTTTCCATATCAAATTATTACCGAATTTAGCATCAGGTCGTAACTTGAGAAAAATTCTAATTTTTAAGATAATATACTCAATTCCTGTCTTGTTGCATTTTCGCAAACCATGTTCCCTATAGCCGAAGGGCCACTCAACTTGCAATTACTGGGCTATCGCTGCTCCCTTCGGGAAGATCATAAGTTCATAACCTGTGGCCTCCACTATTTACAAAGGTTAAAAATATTTAAATCCTTTTGTTCTGAATATGTGCACTTGTTCAAGGATTAATATTCTTATCTTTCTAGCTTTATCAGTGTCTATCATACTTATGTAAAACGCGTTTTTTTTCATTATTGCAAATTTGAGATGTGCATTTTGCCTCTAGTCTTGatgtttttttttatttttagggAAGTAGGAACCAACCAATTCCATTGCTTATTTCAAAATGAAGGGATGCAGTAAATCAGTTCAGAGAATCATCATTTTTATAAGATTCTTTACGCAGTTGGTTACGCTCATTGATGATGAAATTCTCATTGATGACTTGTGATGTAGAACCCTGGGCAGTTCAAACTTTATTCAGGAGGACTGGCATGGAAGAAGCAAGGGGGAGGAAAGATCATTGAGGTTGATAAAGCTGATATCACATCTGTGACATGGATGAGAATTCCTAAATCCTATCAGCTTAGTGTTGGGACAAGGGAAGGCCTCAGTTACAGGTTCTTTGGCTTCCGTGAACAGGTCATATTCTCTCCATTGGTTTATCCTAAGGACCTTCTTTCTATTTCTAACTTGAAAACATGCTGAAAAATGAGAATGCATCTGGATTTCTTATCATACACTTGATATCTGTTCCAGTGCCTATTTTTGTTTCAGATAATTAAAACCGGTGTATATTTTAAGTCCACTTTTATTCCACTACTTTGTAGGATGTTAGCGGCCTGACTAACTTCATACAAAAGAGCACGGGAATTACACCAGAGGAGAAGCAGCTTTCCATTAGTGGGCACAACTGGGGTGGAATTGCAATAAATGGTTAGCCAAGTTTTCTGTGGCATTTTCTGTGCTACATTCCCTTTTGGCAACCTCTGTTTTGGTTTGATTCCTTGTACTATTCTTTCCATTTTAGGGAATGTGCTTTGCTTTAATGTCGGTTCAAAGGAAGCATTTGAAGTCTCTCTAGCAGATGTGTCGCAGAGTCAGATGCAAGGGAAGACAGATGTCGTCCTAGAGTTCCATGTCGATGATACTACTGGGGCTAATGAGGTCTTGTGGTTTACCAGAATGTGTTTCTCTTTATCCATATAGTTCTATTAAATTTTATTGTTTCGTCACCTTACTATTTTCTGGGAGTAAATCAAGAAGTGGATTATTTATGTTTCCAAATATCATTGATGGATACCATAGTTGCcatattattttatttcataGCATCTCTTATTTGTTTACAAATGATTTTTCTGTAATTGATCTTTCAGTCTCATTAATGTTTCCCATGCTTAGTCATTAGATAGACTTTTCAAGTATTTGATTGCATTGAATTGCAGATCCGTTGACAAAAGCTGTAATTTTAATAGTCTACGTTTGATGATTGTTACCTTTACAGCTGATCTCAACTCTTTTCCCTTGCTTTGACTGCAGAAAGATTCGCTGATGGATTTAAGTTTTCATGTACCAACTTCAAATACTCAATTCGTTGGAGATGAGCATCGTACTTCAGCTCAGGTGAGATTGCTTATAAGAACAAGATGACAAAAACATATGCATACATGGTGCAAGTCGTGAAATATCTCTCCCTTTTAGATGCTATGGCAGGCTATATCAGTTCAAATTGACGGTGGGGGCTCCTCAGAGACTGCTGTTGCTACATTCGATGGAATTGCAATTCTTACACCAAGGTAGGAAAATCTACAGCTGGATATCTGCTCCATTCAATTTAATGTATATTAGTTTTTTTTACAAAAATAGCTAAATGCTCCTTTTACATTCAGAGGTCGATACAGTGTTGAGCTTCATCATTCATTTTTGCGACTCCAAGGACAAGCTAATGATTTCAAGATACAGTATAGCAGTATTCTTCGCCTCTTTGTTTTACCAAAGGTTACATTTATTTCATATTTATTTTATATGCTATGATCTTTTGTTGCGTATATGGTTGACTGCAAATTAATATATATGATTCATCATTTGCCTTTTCACCTATGCAGTCacacaaccctcatactttcgtGGTTATCACGCTTGACCCACCAATTCGCAAAGGACAAACATTATATCCTCACATTGTTATTCAGGTTTTGTACTACCACTCAATTTTCACACTAAATTGGATCAAATTTTCATTCAATAAGAAATTAATCTCCTCATTGTGTGAGCAGTTTGAGACAGAGACAGTGGTTGAAAGGGAACTGACATTAAGTGAGGAGGTTTTGGCTGAAAAATACAAGGATAGGCTTGAGAGCTCTTATAGGGTGATATATTTACTTGCTTTCAATAAGTAATCTATCCTTGCATCATTGAAAGGATACTAGCATATGTTCATTTTCTTTTACTGGCTATCTAACTTGTGATGTGTAATCCATACTCGCCTGTTTGCACATTTCCTTCACATGATTGAATTTTAATAATTCAATGCATTTATTTTCAATATAATGGAACTGTTCAAGCTTTCTTATCCTTACTGTTCTCTTCCTTGCAAGCAAGGGGGGTTGATTAACTGCATTTGGCAAAGTTTCGCAACTGAACAAAGCATTGTGTTGACCTTAAAAAAACTCACCTGGCGGGTTAAGGCAGCCTGCTGCATTTAATTAAGTTGAGAAAATACCCCCCTGAATGTGATGCCTGATTGGGCACACTCAACCTCACGTGCGGAGCACACTTATCCCGGTGCCTGTAAgagggattttttttttctcttgtgCAAAACCTGGGTCCCAGCCCAGGTTGGCCAAACCCTCTACTGGGGTTTTTTACCACTGTGTAGATCCTTATCTGTCCCTGCACTCCAGGCTTTTAATATGATGATCCCTTACACTGCTTGCATCTTCGATTGCTAGTTATAACCTTTGTTCATGTAAAATTTTCTTGGGTTATTGATTTATTCGTAGGGTCTAATACATGAGGTATTCTCCATGGTCCTTCGTGGCTTATCTGGTGCTAAAATGACAAGGCCAAGTACATTCCGCAGTTGCCAAGATGGATATGCAGTCAAATCATCACTTAAAGCTGAAGATGGTTTGCTTTATCCACTTGAAAAGGGCTTTTTCTTTCTGCCAAAACCCCCTACACTCATTCCTCATGAGGAGGTGCGTTTTTTAAGAACAAGACAAAAAAGTAGTTCATttatttgtttatttttgtctTATGGTAAGCTGTTATTGGCTGCAGATTGAATATGTTGAATTTGAGCGTCATGGTGCTGGTGGTGCCAGTATTTCATCTCATTATTTTGACCTCCTGATAAAGCTGAAAAATGATCAAGAACATCTCTTCAGAAACATCCAAAGGAATGAATATCATAACCTGTTCAACTTCATCAGGTATTTGCTAtgtttttgttgatttaatcatCATTGTAGCCACCATGATTTTTAAGAAACTGATGATAACTTCttatttctttctttttaaTTTTTCAAGTGGTAAGCACATAAAAATTCTGAATCTTGGAGATGGTCAAGGTAGAGCTGGTGGTGTCACTGCTGTTCTTCAGAGCACTGATGATGATTCTGTCGATCCACATCTGGAGAGGATAAAAAATCAGGCTGGGAATGAGGAAAGTGACGAAGAGGTATTGTCTCGGTTTAACTGATATTCTAATATAGAATTCCCTTAGTCATTTGTATGTTACATTTTTGTGCAATCTCTTCAACATTAGGATGAAGATTTTGTGGCAGACAAGGATGATAGTGGATCTCCTACTGATGATTCTGATGAGGATGGCTCTGATGCTAGTTTGAGCGGGGGAGAAAAGGAGGTGACTAGATTTGCTTTTACAGAACACCATTATAACGTTTTGAGTTTGAATCAGAACCTTTGTGGTAATGGGCCGTGCTAATGAACCACTTGTTACAGAAGTCTTCCAAGAAGGAAGCAAGTAGCTCAAAGCCACCTGTGAAGAAGAAGCAGAAGAGTGTGCCTGATGAAGGTTCTCAGAAAAAGAAgccaaagaagaagaaagatccGAATGCCCCTAAAAGAGCCATAGCTCCATTCATGTACTTCTCAAAGGCTGAGCGAGCTGTAAGTTTCTTAAAACCCTGAAATTCAGAAGGCTATACTGCTGACAAAATAAAACGAAACTAGAAGAAAAATCATTTTGCCCGTTTATCAAGCCCCTGATTTGACAGTTTTTAGTAAATCTTGGACCGAGCTCTGCTATTTTctctactcttcatgtatttgcTAGGTTGCAAGAACGAACATGTTAACTGGCACTTTCCAAATGCAGAATATTAAGAGCAGTAATCCTGAACTGGCTACCACAGAGATTGCGAAGAAGCTCGGGGAGAGGTGGCAAAAGATGTCAGGTAACATCCCAGCTTTGTGACACATACTTCCAATGCCGTTGCACATACACTGGTGATTATGTGTTTGCTTGGAGATACCACCATGGCAGTAGTGGACACTATTTCTTCTAATCACTTCCTATGATTTCGATTTTACAGCTGAGGAGAGGCAACCATACATTGAACAGTCCCAGGTCGACAAGCAACGCTATGCGGAAGAGTCTGCCGCCTACCGCGGTGCAACCACTCAGCAGGGCTCCGGCGATGGGTCGGAGTGAAGGTGGCCTTGTTTTGATAGTTAAGTGCAGGGGAGGATTATTGAGCCATCAATGTAAACTGAGTGAGAAATTTTACAGTAGCTTTTGAATCTTCCAAGTTCCACCCAATCTAGTATCTTAGCTGCTAGTTCTACCATTTATATCTGGAAGTACCATATAATCTATTCGCCATCAACTTTTAATGTGA from Panicum hallii strain FIL2 chromosome 3, PHallii_v3.1, whole genome shotgun sequence encodes:
- the LOC112883825 gene encoding FACT complex subunit SSRP1-B isoform X1, producing MTDGHHFNNISLGGRGGGNPGQFKLYSGGLAWKKQGGGKIIEVDKADITSVTWMRIPKSYQLSVGTREGLSYRFFGFREQDVSGLTNFIQKSTGITPEEKQLSISGHNWGGIAINGNVLCFNVGSKEAFEVSLADVSQSQMQGKTDVVLEFHVDDTTGANEKDSLMDLSFHVPTSNTQFVGDEHRTSAQMLWQAISVQIDGGGSSETAVATFDGIAILTPRGRYSVELHHSFLRLQGQANDFKIQYSSILRLFVLPKSHNPHTFVVITLDPPIRKGQTLYPHIVIQFETETVVERELTLSEEVLAEKYKDRLESSYRGLIHEVFSMVLRGLSGAKMTRPSTFRSCQDGYAVKSSLKAEDGLLYPLEKGFFFLPKPPTLIPHEEIEYVEFERHGAGGASISSHYFDLLIKLKNDQEHLFRNIQRNEYHNLFNFISGKHIKILNLGDGQGRAGGVTAVLQSTDDDSVDPHLERIKNQAGNEESDEEDEDFVADKDDSGSPTDDSDEDGSDASLSGGEKEKSSKKEASSSKPPVKKKQKSVPDEGSQKKKPKKKKDPNAPKRAIAPFMYFSKAERANIKSSNPELATTEIAKKLGERWQKMSAEERQPYIEQSQVDKQRYAEESAAYRGATTQQGSGDGSE
- the LOC112883825 gene encoding FACT complex subunit SSRP1-B isoform X3, yielding MRIPKSYQLSVGTREGLSYRFFGFREQDVSGLTNFIQKSTGITPEEKQLSISGHNWGGIAINGNVLCFNVGSKEAFEVSLADVSQSQMQGKTDVVLEFHVDDTTGANEKDSLMDLSFHVPTSNTQFVGDEHRTSAQMLWQAISVQIDGGGSSETAVATFDGIAILTPRGRYSVELHHSFLRLQGQANDFKIQYSSILRLFVLPKSHNPHTFVVITLDPPIRKGQTLYPHIVIQFETETVVERELTLSEEVLAEKYKDRLESSYRGLIHEVFSMVLRGLSGAKMTRPSTFRSCQDGYAVKSSLKAEDGLLYPLEKGFFFLPKPPTLIPHEEIEYVEFERHGAGGASISSHYFDLLIKLKNDQEHLFRNIQRNEYHNLFNFISGKHIKILNLGDGQGRAGGVTAVLQSTDDDSVDPHLERIKNQAGNEESDEEDEDFVADKDDSGSPTDDSDEDGSDASLSGGEKEKSSKKEASSSKPPVKKKQKSVPDEGSQKKKPKKKKDPNAPKRAIAPFMYFSKAERANIKSSNPELATTEIAKKLGERWQKMSAEERQPYIEQSQVDKQRYAEESAAYRGATTQQGSGDGSE
- the LOC112885143 gene encoding FACT complex subunit SSRP1-B-like, producing KAFSALAKQSSGAPRSTYISRRGDARERSRERDWRQFGGSERDDGRPPLQQHLPRWPRRLQPWKFKLCSGGFAWKKQGGGKIIEVDKADITSVAWMRIPKSYQLNVGTKEGLFYRFFGFRQQDVSNLSNFIQRSTGISPQEKQLSISGHNWGGVKIDGQPNFLLYLNVSYTPLPSYNLWFYSFSYFLSISGTRLCFNVGEKEAFEVSLADVSQAQMQGKTDVVLEFHIDDTTAANEKDLLTDLSFHVPTSNAQFIGDEHRTSAQMLCQEILHRADKGSPSEAAVVTFEGIAILTPRGRYSVELHQSFLRLQRQANDFKIQYSSILRLFILAKSQNPHTFVVIALDPPIRKGQTLYPHIVIQFVTEAMVERELALSEQVLAEKYKDRLQGSYRGQIHAVFSNVLCGLSGAKVTGPSTSCSCQHGYAVKLTLKAQDGLLYPLEKSFFFLPKSPTLILYEEIEYVLFERHGAGGVNISSQYFDVLVKLKNDHLFSNIQRIECQNLFSFISDKHLKILNLGDGQRITGGVTSVLESTDDDSMDPHLERIKNQACNEESDQDVLPLFNG
- the LOC112883825 gene encoding FACT complex subunit SSRP1-B isoform X2 yields the protein MTDGHHFNNISLGGRGGGNPGQFKLYSGGLAWKKQGGGKIIEVDKADITSVTWMRIPKSYQLSVGTREGLSYRFFGFREQDVSGLTNFIQKSTGITPEEKQLSISGHNWGGIAINGNVLCFNVGSKEAFEVSLADVSQSQMQGKTDVVLEFHVDDTTGANEKDSLMDLSFHVPTSNTQFVGDEHRTSAQMLWQAISVQIDGGGSSETAVATFDGIAILTPRGRYSVELHHSFLRLQGQANDFKIQYSSILRLFVLPKSHNPHTFVVITLDPPIRKGQTLYPHIVIQFETETVVERELTLSEEVLAEKYKDRLESSYRGLIHEVFSMVLRGLSGAKMTRPSTFRSCQDGYAVKSSLKAEDGLLYPLEKGFFFLPKPPTLIPHEEIEYVEFERHGAGGASISSHYFDLLIKLKNDQEHLFRNIQRNEYHNLFNFISGKHIKILNLGDGQGRAGGVTAVLQSTDDDSVDPHLERIKNQAGNEESDEEDEDFVADKDDSGSPTDDSDEDGSDASLSGGEKESSKKEASSSKPPVKKKQKSVPDEGSQKKKPKKKKDPNAPKRAIAPFMYFSKAERANIKSSNPELATTEIAKKLGERWQKMSAEERQPYIEQSQVDKQRYAEESAAYRGATTQQGSGDGSE